The following coding sequences lie in one Pelobacter seleniigenes DSM 18267 genomic window:
- the trmD gene encoding tRNA (guanosine(37)-N1)-methyltransferase TrmD: MIFDVLTLFPGMFTSPLGESILGRAVSQGLFSVRAHNLRDWAEGKHLTTDDAPYGGGDGMVMKPEPVARAIARLREETPGSKVLLMTPQGVPFRQQHARQLSRENGLIFVCGRYEGFDERIRQTLVDEEYSIGDFVLTGGELPAMVMIDAIARHLPGVLGSNGSVETDSFADGLLEYPQYTRPAVFNGLAVPEVLLSGDHGRIARWRREQQLQRTFERRPELLATAELTEQDQVFIEKLRRRAGSG; the protein is encoded by the coding sequence ATGATCTTTGATGTTTTGACCCTGTTTCCGGGAATGTTTACTTCGCCGCTGGGCGAGAGTATTCTCGGGCGGGCGGTCAGTCAGGGGTTGTTTTCGGTTCGTGCGCATAATTTACGCGACTGGGCCGAAGGAAAGCATTTGACCACAGACGACGCTCCCTATGGCGGCGGTGACGGGATGGTGATGAAACCGGAGCCGGTGGCCAGGGCGATTGCCCGTCTGCGGGAAGAGACGCCCGGCAGTAAGGTGCTGCTGATGACCCCCCAGGGGGTTCCTTTTCGGCAGCAGCATGCCAGGCAACTCTCCCGTGAGAACGGGCTGATCTTTGTCTGTGGGCGTTATGAAGGGTTTGATGAGCGGATTCGGCAGACCCTGGTTGACGAGGAATATTCGATCGGTGATTTCGTCCTGACCGGTGGTGAGTTACCGGCCATGGTGATGATCGATGCCATTGCACGTCATCTGCCCGGAGTCCTTGGCTCCAACGGCAGTGTTGAAACGGATTCGTTTGCGGACGGTTTGCTGGAATATCCCCAATATACCCGGCCGGCCGTGTTTAACGGGCTGGCCGTCCCCGAGGTGTTGCTTTCCGGGGATCATGGCCGAATTGCCCGCTGGCGCCGGGAGCAGCAACTGCAGCGGACCTTTGAACGGCGGCCGGAGTTGCTGGCGACAGCTGAACTGACTGAACAGGATCAGGTTTTTATTGAAAAATTACGCCGGCGAGCCGGCTCTGGGTAA
- the rplS gene encoding 50S ribosomal protein L19, whose translation MNIIDKLEMEQIKKDIPTFKAGDTLKVHVKITEGDKQRIQIFQGICIKRVNRGLGSSYTVRKMSGNIGVERIFPLHSPSIDKIEVVRIGQVRRAKLYYLRNLRGKAARISEKRMV comes from the coding sequence ATGAACATTATCGATAAACTGGAAATGGAACAGATTAAAAAGGATATTCCGACCTTCAAGGCTGGCGACACCTTGAAAGTTCATGTCAAAATTACTGAGGGTGACAAGCAGCGGATCCAGATTTTCCAAGGGATCTGCATCAAACGCGTGAACCGTGGCCTCGGTTCTTCCTACACCGTGCGTAAAATGTCGGGAAATATCGGTGTGGAGCGGATTTTCCCGCTGCATTCCCCCAGTATTGACAAAATCGAGGTGGTCCGGATCGGTCAGGTTCGGCGTGCCAAGCTCTACTACCTGCGTAACCTGCGCGGTAAAGCTGCCCGGATCTCCGAAAAGCGGATGGTCTGA
- the rimM gene encoding ribosome maturation factor RimM (Essential for efficient processing of 16S rRNA) encodes MKNETEALLDVGVVVGTHGLRGDIKVRLRSGDPELLQNIAQVHLALPRGDRLKLRIIRQAAHKNQILLRFAGYESINLVEPLVGGQLLLRQDQLPDLEDDEYYWSQLDGLQVIDVTRGELGSLVDLFSSSAHDTYVVRGEFGEVLIPAVKQFVQDIDLERRIMRVDLPDGLIQEEQ; translated from the coding sequence ATGAAGAATGAAACGGAAGCGCTTCTGGACGTTGGTGTCGTTGTCGGTACCCATGGTTTGCGCGGTGATATAAAAGTTCGATTGAGATCAGGTGATCCCGAGCTGTTGCAGAATATTGCTCAGGTTCACCTGGCTCTGCCGCGTGGCGATCGGCTGAAATTGCGGATCATTCGGCAGGCTGCGCATAAAAATCAGATTCTCCTCCGCTTTGCGGGCTATGAATCGATCAATCTTGTGGAACCACTGGTCGGCGGGCAGCTACTGCTGCGGCAGGATCAGCTGCCGGACCTGGAGGACGACGAATACTACTGGAGTCAGCTGGACGGGTTGCAGGTTATCGATGTGACGCGTGGTGAACTTGGCAGTCTTGTTGATTTGTTTTCCAGCTCCGCGCACGATACTTATGTTGTTCGGGGTGAATTCGGTGAAGTTCTTATCCCGGCGGTCAAGCAGTTTGTCCAGGACATCGACCTGGAACGCAGAATTATGAGAGTGGATCTCCCCGACGGGCTGATCCAGGAAGAACAATGA
- a CDS encoding tRNA1(Val) (adenine(37)-N6)-methyltransferase yields MTEETLDDLSLGGIRLLQARNGYRYSLDPILLADFAAVRKGDRAVDLGTGNGILALLLGRLYAVGEVVAIERQEALAERARRNVGLNDMSARIQVVCGDLREVCRQLPAAGYDLVVSNPPFRKLNSGRIAPNDERAMARHELAGGVTDFIMAAARLLKHGGRFALIHLAERLAEICADMKTAGLEPKRMRLVHSTLGDEAKLVLLEGRKGAKPGLLVAGPLVLYNSKGGSRDYTDEVRRIYSRQVSARGEATDISGVESDG; encoded by the coding sequence ATGACTGAGGAGACGCTTGACGATCTGTCCCTTGGCGGGATTCGTTTGCTGCAGGCGCGAAACGGCTATCGGTATTCCCTTGATCCGATTCTTTTGGCTGATTTCGCGGCTGTGCGCAAAGGTGATCGGGCTGTTGATCTGGGAACCGGGAACGGCATCCTGGCCCTGCTGCTGGGGCGACTTTATGCGGTCGGGGAGGTTGTTGCAATCGAGCGGCAGGAGGCTTTGGCCGAGCGGGCCAGGCGTAATGTTGGCCTCAATGATATGTCTGCGCGGATTCAGGTCGTCTGTGGAGATCTTCGGGAGGTCTGTCGACAGCTGCCTGCCGCCGGATACGATCTGGTGGTCAGCAACCCGCCGTTTCGGAAACTTAACAGCGGCCGGATTGCTCCGAATGACGAGCGGGCGATGGCGCGTCATGAACTGGCCGGAGGCGTGACGGATTTTATAATGGCAGCGGCACGCCTGCTGAAGCATGGAGGTCGTTTTGCGCTGATTCATCTGGCCGAGCGATTGGCGGAGATTTGTGCCGACATGAAGACGGCCGGACTGGAGCCGAAACGGATGCGCCTGGTCCATTCAACCCTTGGTGACGAGGCCAAGCTGGTGTTGCTGGAAGGGCGCAAGGGCGCCAAGCCGGGACTGCTGGTGGCCGGGCCGCTGGTTCTCTACAACAGCAAGGGCGGTTCCCGCGATTATACGGACGAGGTGCGGCGGATCTATTCCCGCCAGGTGTCTGCCCGAGGCGAGGCTACCGACATTTCTGGTGTTGAATCTGACGGGTGA
- a CDS encoding KH domain-containing protein, with product MKDLIEYIAKSLVEQPDKIVISEEVAEDGSVLIKLAAAQEDMGRIIGKQGRNAKAMRTLLNAKATRENQRAALQIME from the coding sequence ATGAAAGACCTGATCGAGTACATTGCGAAATCTTTAGTTGAACAACCTGACAAGATTGTTATCTCGGAAGAAGTTGCTGAAGATGGCAGTGTGTTGATCAAGCTTGCTGCGGCCCAGGAGGATATGGGCCGGATTATCGGCAAGCAGGGGCGAAATGCTAAGGCGATGCGGACATTGCTGAACGCCAAGGCAACTCGCGAAAATCAACGTGCTGCTTTGCAGATTATGGAGTAA
- a CDS encoding DUF3343 domain-containing protein: MVENGDIVAIFHSIHRVMKAEKVLKHEQLKVKVIPVPRQLSADCGMAVTFSEALLPQVRAALDQAGLVMVEVWQLDSGVFCRLM, encoded by the coding sequence GTGGTTGAGAATGGTGACATCGTGGCAATTTTTCATTCGATTCATCGGGTGATGAAAGCTGAGAAAGTTCTCAAACACGAGCAGCTCAAAGTTAAAGTCATTCCCGTGCCGCGTCAGCTGAGTGCTGATTGCGGAATGGCGGTGACGTTTAGTGAGGCGCTGCTGCCTCAGGTGAGAGCCGCTCTGGACCAGGCTGGGCTGGTTATGGTCGAGGTCTGGCAACTGGATTCGGGGGTGTTTTGCCGTCTGATGTGA
- the purE gene encoding 5-(carboxyamino)imidazole ribonucleotide mutase, which produces MTEKTPQVGILMGSDSDYAVMAETAKILKQFEVPFEMIVSSAHRTPERTAEYVSQARGRGLKVLIAGAGAAAHLAGVVAAETTLPVIAVPIDATSLQGLDALLAMVQMPAGIPVATMAIGAAGARNAGIFAVQMLATTDVVLADKLVLFKEEMAAGVIKKSARLQEKLRADGLL; this is translated from the coding sequence ATGACAGAAAAAACACCACAGGTCGGAATATTGATGGGGAGTGACAGCGATTACGCGGTCATGGCTGAAACAGCGAAAATTCTTAAGCAGTTTGAGGTTCCTTTTGAGATGATCGTATCGAGCGCCCATCGAACCCCGGAACGGACCGCTGAGTATGTCAGCCAGGCGCGGGGCAGAGGGCTCAAGGTGTTGATCGCCGGCGCTGGTGCCGCAGCGCATCTGGCCGGTGTCGTGGCGGCCGAAACCACTCTGCCGGTCATCGCGGTTCCCATCGATGCCACCTCGCTGCAGGGACTCGATGCCCTGCTGGCCATGGTGCAGATGCCTGCCGGCATTCCTGTCGCCACCATGGCTATCGGTGCGGCCGGGGCACGCAACGCCGGGATTTTTGCGGTGCAGATGCTGGCCACAACGGATGTCGTTCTTGCCGATAAATTGGTTTTGTTTAAAGAAGAAATGGCTGCCGGAGTGATCAAAAAGTCCGCACGGTTGCAGGAAAAACTGCGCGCGGACGGTCTTCTCTGA
- the rpsP gene encoding 30S ribosomal protein S16: protein MAVKIRLARGGQKKKPVYRIVVADERFPRDGRFIEALGQYNPRQDEFLLDFKEDRALEWLNKGAQPTDTVRRLLRHAGVWTKFKTKATAEA, encoded by the coding sequence ATGGCAGTAAAAATCAGGCTCGCCCGCGGTGGCCAAAAAAAGAAACCGGTCTACCGGATTGTCGTAGCTGATGAGCGCTTCCCACGGGATGGCCGGTTTATTGAGGCCTTGGGCCAGTATAATCCGCGTCAGGACGAATTTCTGCTGGACTTCAAGGAAGATCGTGCTTTGGAATGGCTTAACAAAGGTGCTCAGCCGACCGATACTGTACGCCGGCTCTTGCGTCATGCCGGTGTCTGGACCAAGTTCAAGACCAAGGCGACAGCTGAAGCCTAA
- a CDS encoding ribonuclease HII yields the protein MTTLNLFTEAAVSTLYFEEQARQRGFQLVAGIDEAGRGPLAGPVVAAAVVLPEQFLLPGLTDSKKLSEKKRAALYPEIRRQATAVGVGVASAAEIDRLNILQATLLAMRRAIARLAESPDHLLIDGITPLPVKISQQTIKQGDSRSLSIAAASVIAKVVRDRIMLSFDRQFPEYGFAKHKGYGTKDHCQAIAAFGPSSQHRKTFGGVKEHVRDVW from the coding sequence GTGACAACGCTAAATCTCTTTACAGAAGCTGCGGTCTCCACCCTGTATTTCGAAGAGCAGGCCCGGCAGCGTGGTTTTCAGCTGGTCGCCGGAATTGATGAGGCGGGGCGCGGCCCTTTGGCCGGACCGGTGGTCGCGGCAGCGGTGGTTCTTCCTGAGCAGTTCCTGCTGCCCGGGCTGACCGATTCCAAAAAATTAAGTGAAAAAAAACGCGCGGCGCTGTACCCGGAAATCCGTCGGCAGGCCACCGCAGTCGGCGTAGGCGTGGCCTCGGCAGCGGAGATTGACCGCCTCAATATTCTTCAGGCGACCCTGTTGGCCATGCGCAGAGCTATTGCCCGGCTGGCAGAGTCCCCGGATCACCTGCTCATCGACGGGATCACTCCGCTGCCGGTCAAGATTTCCCAGCAGACCATCAAACAGGGGGACAGCCGTTCGTTGTCGATTGCTGCGGCTTCGGTGATAGCCAAGGTGGTGCGTGACCGGATCATGCTCAGTTTTGACAGGCAGTTCCCTGAATATGGCTTTGCCAAACATAAAGGTTACGGGACCAAAGATCATTGTCAGGCTATCGCTGCCTTCGGCCCCAGCAGCCAGCACCGCAAAACCTTTGGCGGTGTCAAAGAGCACGTTAGGGATGTGTGGTGA
- the ffh gene encoding signal recognition particle protein — protein sequence MFDTLSDKLDSVFKKLRGHGRLTEQHIQATMREIRLVLLEADVNFRVVKDFIARVSERAVGQDVLKSLTPAQQVIKVVREELAALMGEGEDNSLDLAAKPPVPLMVCGLQGAGKTTSCGKLALKLRREKRNPLLVPADVYRPAAIEQLKTLGRQINVEVFDSQAGQDPVDICNRAMDYAKLNGFDTIILDTAGRLHIDTELMGELKRIVANISPREILFVADAMTGQDAVTVAASFDEQLPLTGVVLTKLDGDARGGAALSIRAVTGKPIKLVGMGEKLDALEQFHPDRMAQRILGMGDVLSLIEKAQSAVEAEDAAAMEQKLRKDGFTLETFLEQMQMIKKMGSIDSLLKMIPGVGKAMKQAQGMQLPENELKKIEAIIRSMTPQERLNHKILNGSRRLRIAKGSGTRVQDVNQLLKRFTEAQKMMKKMQKMGPKGLKGMLGRGGQLPF from the coding sequence ATGTTTGATACGCTTTCAGATAAATTAGATTCGGTTTTCAAGAAGCTGCGCGGCCATGGCCGTTTGACGGAGCAGCATATCCAGGCCACCATGCGTGAAATTCGGCTGGTGCTGCTGGAAGCCGACGTCAATTTTCGCGTGGTCAAAGATTTTATTGCCCGGGTCAGCGAGCGTGCGGTCGGTCAGGATGTGCTGAAAAGCCTGACTCCGGCCCAGCAGGTGATCAAGGTGGTGCGCGAAGAGCTCGCGGCGTTGATGGGGGAGGGCGAGGATAACAGCCTTGATCTCGCTGCGAAACCACCGGTGCCGTTGATGGTTTGCGGACTGCAGGGTGCCGGGAAAACCACCTCCTGCGGCAAGCTGGCGTTGAAACTGCGGCGGGAAAAACGTAATCCTTTGCTGGTGCCGGCTGATGTTTACCGCCCAGCAGCAATTGAGCAGTTAAAGACCCTTGGACGACAGATCAATGTCGAGGTTTTTGATTCGCAAGCCGGTCAGGACCCCGTTGATATCTGTAATCGTGCAATGGACTACGCAAAACTTAACGGTTTTGATACAATTATACTTGACACGGCAGGTCGGCTTCATATTGACACTGAGTTGATGGGGGAACTCAAAAGAATCGTTGCCAATATTTCGCCGCGAGAGATTCTGTTCGTTGCCGATGCCATGACCGGCCAGGACGCGGTTACGGTTGCCGCCAGTTTTGATGAGCAGCTTCCGTTGACCGGGGTAGTGCTGACCAAACTGGACGGCGATGCCAGGGGCGGTGCGGCGCTGTCGATACGTGCGGTGACCGGAAAGCCGATCAAGCTGGTTGGTATGGGGGAAAAGCTGGATGCTCTTGAGCAGTTCCATCCGGATCGGATGGCCCAGCGGATTCTCGGCATGGGCGATGTGCTCAGCCTGATCGAAAAAGCCCAGTCGGCGGTTGAAGCTGAAGATGCCGCCGCCATGGAGCAAAAGCTGCGCAAGGATGGATTCACTCTCGAAACCTTCCTTGAACAGATGCAGATGATTAAAAAAATGGGCTCCATTGATTCATTGCTGAAGATGATCCCTGGTGTGGGGAAGGCAATGAAGCAGGCCCAGGGAATGCAGCTTCCTGAAAATGAACTGAAGAAGATTGAAGCGATCATTCGCTCGATGACGCCGCAGGAGCGGTTGAATCATAAAATTCTTAACGGTTCAAGGCGGTTGCGGATCGCCAAAGGGAGCGGCACCCGGGTTCAAGATGTTAACCAGTTGCTCAAGCGCTTCACCGAAGCGCAGAAAATGATGAAAAAGATGCAGAAGATGGGCCCCAAGGGGCTCAAGGGAATGCTGGGCCGGGGTGGTCAGCTTCCTTTTTAA
- a CDS encoding DciA family protein: MKKIERPPMKRAERVGHLIKQMFDQSELGRQLSRHQAWLIWDQLVGEQIAARARPLKLRQGVLEVQVDHPVWMQQLQMLKPQILKKLAAQAPEAGITDIFLRQSRGPVPGRPKKPQQAAPPPWLKVELTPAEKEHIEKELAAVNNPELKNELRTLFTRQIQHQKCR; this comes from the coding sequence ATGAAAAAAATCGAGCGCCCCCCGATGAAGAGGGCCGAACGGGTCGGCCACCTGATCAAGCAGATGTTCGACCAATCAGAACTGGGCCGGCAGCTGAGCCGTCATCAGGCCTGGCTGATCTGGGATCAACTGGTCGGCGAGCAGATTGCGGCCCGGGCCAGACCATTGAAATTGCGTCAAGGGGTCCTCGAAGTCCAGGTCGATCATCCGGTCTGGATGCAGCAGTTGCAGATGCTCAAACCGCAGATCCTCAAGAAGCTTGCTGCCCAGGCCCCAGAGGCGGGCATCACCGATATCTTCCTCAGGCAAAGCCGAGGGCCGGTCCCCGGCCGGCCAAAAAAACCGCAGCAGGCCGCTCCGCCACCCTGGCTTAAGGTCGAATTGACTCCCGCGGAAAAAGAACATATTGAAAAAGAACTGGCCGCAGTGAACAACCCTGAACTCAAAAATGAACTGCGAACCCTGTTCACCCGTCAGATTCAACACCAGAAATGTCGGTAG
- the purD gene encoding phosphoribosylamine--glycine ligase, giving the protein MKVLVIGGGGREHALVWKIVQSPLVEQVYCAPGNPGIAELAECVHINVDEIEALRDFALAEQIDLTVVGPEIPLTLGIVDSFKAAGLDIFGPSKSAARIEGSKGFSKDLMARHGIPTAAYKSFSDHSEAVAYIKEQGAPIVIKADGLAAGKGVVVAMTEADAVAAVDEIMLDKVFGTAGASVVIEEYMDGEEASFFAFTDGRNILPLASSQDHKRVNDNDQGPNTGGMGAYSPAPVVTDVLHQVIVDTIVKPTIAGMAADGCPYCGILYVGLMIKDGQPRVVEYNARFGDPEAQPLLMRMKSDIVPVLQACARGELKQDAIAWHDKAAVCVVMASGGYPAEFAKGLPISGLDAAAELDDLVVFHAGTAFKQGQIVNNGGRVLGVTALGDSVQDAIEKAYQGVALIEWEKVHFRHDIGAKALNRSH; this is encoded by the coding sequence ATGAAGGTACTGGTAATCGGAGGTGGCGGACGTGAACATGCCCTGGTCTGGAAAATCGTCCAGTCACCGCTGGTTGAGCAGGTTTATTGTGCGCCCGGTAATCCCGGCATTGCCGAGTTGGCCGAATGTGTTCATATTAACGTCGATGAAATCGAGGCCTTACGCGATTTCGCCTTGGCTGAACAGATCGATCTGACTGTGGTCGGTCCGGAAATTCCTTTGACCCTGGGGATTGTGGACAGTTTTAAAGCTGCCGGACTGGATATTTTCGGTCCCAGCAAGTCCGCTGCCCGGATTGAAGGGAGCAAGGGTTTTTCCAAAGACCTGATGGCCAGGCACGGCATCCCGACCGCAGCCTACAAGAGCTTTTCCGACCATTCTGAGGCCGTTGCTTACATCAAGGAGCAGGGCGCACCGATTGTGATCAAAGCCGATGGCCTGGCCGCCGGAAAAGGGGTGGTCGTGGCCATGACCGAAGCGGACGCTGTCGCGGCGGTGGATGAAATTATGCTGGACAAGGTGTTCGGGACGGCTGGCGCCAGTGTGGTGATCGAAGAGTATATGGACGGCGAGGAAGCCTCCTTTTTCGCGTTCACCGACGGCCGGAATATCCTGCCACTGGCTTCTTCGCAGGATCATAAGCGGGTCAATGACAATGATCAGGGACCGAACACCGGTGGAATGGGAGCTTATTCGCCGGCTCCGGTGGTGACGGATGTCTTACATCAAGTCATTGTCGATACCATTGTCAAACCGACCATCGCCGGCATGGCGGCGGACGGCTGTCCTTATTGCGGCATCCTTTATGTCGGGCTGATGATCAAGGACGGTCAGCCCAGGGTGGTCGAGTACAATGCCCGCTTCGGTGATCCTGAAGCACAGCCGCTGCTGATGCGGATGAAGTCGGATATTGTCCCCGTGTTGCAGGCCTGCGCCCGCGGCGAGCTGAAGCAGGACGCCATTGCCTGGCACGACAAAGCCGCGGTCTGCGTGGTTATGGCCAGCGGCGGATACCCGGCGGAGTTTGCCAAGGGCTTGCCGATTTCCGGACTGGACGCTGCCGCCGAACTGGATGACCTGGTGGTTTTTCATGCCGGTACGGCGTTTAAACAAGGGCAGATCGTCAACAACGGGGGGCGGGTTCTCGGAGTGACCGCCCTGGGCGATAGCGTACAGGATGCGATTGAAAAAGCTTATCAGGGGGTTGCCCTGATTGAATGGGAAAAGGTTCACTTTCGACATGATATCGGTGCCAAAGCACTGAACAGATCACATTAA
- a CDS encoding YraN family protein — MSDARLSLGAWGEAQAAEFLKKQGMCILERNFRTPVGEIDIIARQRGWLVFVEVKTRRSNAFGTPQEAVGSRKQRQIIRTAQWYLQQPGKPGRLQPRFDVLAVLCQSDGTAQITHLPDAFSLPD, encoded by the coding sequence GTGAGCGATGCACGGCTGTCGCTTGGGGCCTGGGGGGAAGCACAGGCGGCCGAGTTTTTGAAAAAACAGGGGATGTGTATCCTGGAACGCAACTTCCGTACTCCGGTTGGGGAAATCGATATTATCGCCCGGCAGCGTGGCTGGTTGGTTTTTGTCGAGGTCAAAACCCGGCGAAGTAACGCTTTCGGTACGCCTCAGGAGGCGGTCGGTAGTCGCAAACAACGGCAGATCATCCGCACCGCCCAGTGGTATCTGCAACAACCCGGCAAGCCGGGCAGGCTGCAACCGAGATTTGATGTTCTGGCGGTTTTATGCCAGAGTGACGGCACGGCGCAAATAACGCACCTGCCAGATGCGTTTTCACTGCCTGACTGA
- a CDS encoding cytochrome c3 family protein, whose protein sequence is MKKFLVLLVVAAFFGTALVAVAADKGPAEVKLEAKMGTVTFPHEAHQGFISDCKTCHHTGEFAACTSCHDGSKAPKAKDAFHKTCTGCHKTEKKGPTKCKECHVK, encoded by the coding sequence ATGAAGAAGTTTCTCGTATTGCTGGTCGTTGCGGCTTTTTTCGGAACAGCACTGGTTGCTGTTGCTGCCGATAAAGGGCCTGCAGAAGTCAAGTTGGAAGCCAAAATGGGGACGGTGACCTTTCCCCATGAAGCACACCAGGGGTTCATCTCCGATTGTAAAACCTGTCACCACACCGGTGAGTTTGCTGCTTGTACAAGTTGCCACGACGGTAGCAAAGCTCCCAAAGCGAAAGATGCTTTCCATAAAACCTGTACTGGTTGCCACAAAACCGAGAAAAAAGGGCCAACCAAGTGTAAGGAATGTCACGTTAAATAA